One genomic window of Ornithorhynchus anatinus isolate Pmale09 chromosome 10, mOrnAna1.pri.v4, whole genome shotgun sequence includes the following:
- the CSN3 gene encoding kappa-casein precursor (The RefSeq protein has 1 substitution compared to this genomic sequence), with product MKTLLLVGAILAMTVGFSVAEEQKWKRLDSSESEERWWRLRLKPSLLFRVQDKPERNIPRPSYPYPLLNVPHPNAINPEHQRPYVLPRFNFQIPNILPFLMFPELPPPFFPIVHPIYYDPQTPTTPRNPPVTSQTPQPPVDSSANTPEPPTTAPLTATPEAQTPLQP from the exons ATGAAGACTCTACTACTAGTTGGAGCCATCCTGGTTATGACCGTTGGCTTCTCA gtggcagaggagcagaaatgGAAAAGGCTTGAT TCCAGCGAGAGTGAAGAAAGATGGTGGAGGCTGAGGCTCAAGCCAAGTCTTCTCTTTAGAGTCCAGGACAAGCCTGAGAGAAACATCCCACGTCCTTCTTACCCCTATCCACTTCTAAATGTTCCCCATCCCAACGCAATTAACCCTGAGCACCAACGCCCCTATGTTCTGCCCAGATTTAATTTCCAAATCCCAAATATATTACCATTTCTCATGTTCCCCGAATtacccccacctttctttcccattGTTCATCCCATCTATTACGACCCTCAAACCCCAACCACTCCCAGAAACCCCCCTGTGACCAGCCAAACTCCACAGCCCCCTGTCGATTCCTCCGCCAATACCCCAGAGCCTCCTACCACTGCCCCACTGACTGCTACCCCTGAGGCCCAAACCCCCCTCCAACCCTGA
- the CSN3 gene encoding kappa-casein isoform X1 yields the protein MKTLLLVGAILVMTVGFSVAEEQKWKRLDSSESEERWWRLRLKPSLLFRVQDKPERNIPRPSYPYPLLNVPHPNAINPEHQRPYVLPRFNFQIPNILPFLMFPELPPPFFPIVHPIYYDPQTPTTPRNPPVTSQTPQPPVDSSANTPEPPTTAPLTATPEAQTPLQP from the exons ATGAAGACTCTACTACTAGTTGGAGCCATCCTGGTTATGACCGTTGGCTTCTCA gtggcagaggagcagaaatgGAAAAGGCTTGAT TCCAGCGAGAGTGAAGAAAGATGGTGGAGGCTGAGGCTCAAGCCAAGTCTTCTCTTTAGAGTCCAGGACAAGCCTGAGAGAAACATCCCACGTCCTTCTTACCCCTATCCACTTCTAAATGTTCCCCATCCCAACGCAATTAACCCTGAGCACCAACGCCCCTATGTTCTGCCCAGATTTAATTTCCAAATCCCAAATATATTACCATTTCTCATGTTCCCCGAATtacccccacctttctttcccattGTTCATCCCATCTATTACGACCCTCAAACCCCAACCACTCCCAGAAACCCCCCTGTGACCAGCCAAACTCCACAGCCCCCTGTCGATTCCTCCGCCAATACCCCAGAGCCTCCTACCACTGCCCCACTGACTGCTACCCCTGAGGCCCAAACCCCCCTCCAACCCTGA
- the LOC103170568 gene encoding putative uncharacterized protein DDB_G0291608, protein MKTQILIAVILTAAACFLTAKADESKESSSESNEHFLKYKRSEPHYPHDPYSPHDPHGPYRPRYPHRPHTPHRPHRPSRTHPTTRPELYLTPHSRTTSASGMKAITPQADPGLAVGSTMATSTSTSAAGVAPVGGTTLTATTTPAASSSAPVTSTTTAAGITTPAASSTSSAPGTGPRAKATSPVVGKTRAVPAGAAGPSSTAGITATRAATSLKRVGG, encoded by the exons ATGAAGACTCAAATACTGATCGCAGTCATCCTGACTGCAGCTGCTTGCTTCTTG ACCGCCAAGGCAGATGAAAGCAAAGAGAGT TCCAGTGAGAGCAATGAGCATTTCCTGAAATACAAGAGATCGGAACCGCACTATCCCCATGACCCTTATAGCCCCCATGATCCCCATGGGCCCTATAGGCCCCGTTATCCCCATAGGCCCCATACTCCCCATAGGCCCCACAGACCATCGCGCACCCACCCCACTACTAGACCAGAACTCTACCTTACTCCCCATTCCAGAACCACCTCTGCTTCAGGAATGAAAGCCATCACCCCCCAAGCCGATCCTGGGTTGGCCGTTGGCAGCACAATGGCAACCAGCACAAGCACCTCTGCAGCTGGTGTCGCCCCAGTAGGTGGCACGACCCTCACAGCCACAACCACccctgcagcctcctcctccgctcccgtgACCAGTACCACCACTGCGGCTGGCATCACCACTCCTGCGGCTAGCTCCACTAGCTCTGCACCTGGTACCGGCCCCAGAGCAAAAGCCACTTCCCCGGTAGTTGGCAAGACCCGCGCCGTCCCTGCCGGCGCTGCGGGCCCCTCCTCTACAGCTGGCATCACTGCCACTCGGGCTGCAACCAGCTTAAAACGTGTGGGCGGCTGA